The Salvelinus fontinalis isolate EN_2023a chromosome 7, ASM2944872v1, whole genome shotgun sequence genomic sequence GATGCGCCCAGCCGgtagaagggaattataattattttattcagttcaagggcacaacggccactggccgcaaaaggcatgatTTTACGGCCAGACAAAGGGGATGCAGCAGGGAAATTTGagacattatcaagtgcttgaaattgtgaatgagagattTTTTTAAAACTAAGCAAAGCTCATGCCATTCATGCAacctttttcaaatcatcattagtctcaTCTGTAGATGTAGTTTCTGTAGATGGCGCCAGAGGGGATGGTGCGTGCCGTTTcatgggctcctaaccaaccgtgctattttgttcgtttttttcaattttttttgtaacttattttgtacatatcgttcctgctaccgtctcttatgaccgaaaagagcttctggaaatTAGAACaacgattactcaccttgaactggacgaAGAATTTCTCTTTAATGAGTtggacgagagggatttactccagacacccgaacaggccctcatccccatCACTCGCAGGAGAAAAAGACAGAAGAGGTATCACGGaaagagatcggggtgccttgtgaggatccgcAGACgatctgcctttgccatccgtACTATTGGctaacgtacaatcattggataataaattGGACAAACTAAAAgcatgtatatcctaccaacgggacattaaaaactgtaatatcttatattTCACCGAGTCATGGCTAAACgaagacatgaataacatacagctggcgggttatacactgtatcggcaggatagaacagcagcctctggtaagacaacgGGTGGTGggcctatgtatatttgtaaacagttggtgcacgatatctaaggaagtcttgaggttttgctcgcctgaggtagagtatctcatgataagctgtagaccacagtaTCTACCTAGAGaggtttcatctgtatttttagtagctgtctacataccagcACAGACCAACCAAGGCTGGCACTAAAatcgcactcaatgagctgtataccgccatgagcaaacaggaaaatgcgcatccagaggcggcgctcctagtggccggggactttaatgcagggaaacttaaatccgttttacctaatttctaccagcatgttaaatgtgcaaactctagaccacctttactccacacacagagatgcgtacaaagctctccctcgccctccatttggtaaatctgaccataactctaccctcctgattcctgcttacaagcaaaaatgaaagcagaaagcaccagtgactcagtcaataaagAAGTAGTCAGAAGAAGCAGATCCTAAGCTACAGGACTAtcttgctagcacagactggaatatgttccgggattcctctgatggcattgaggagtacaccacatcagtcactggctccatcaataagtgcatcgatgatgtcgtcgccacagtgactgtacgtacatacctcaaccagaagccatggattacaggcaacatccgcactgagctaaaggctagagctgccgctttcaaggagcgggactctaacccggaagctgataagaaatcccgctatgcccttcgACGAACCACCAAACAGGCAAagtatcaatacaggactaagatcgaatcgtagtacaccggctccgacgttcgttggatgtggcagggcttgcaaactattacagactacaaagggaagcacagccgagagctgcccagtgacacaagcctatcagacgagctaaattacttctatgctcgctttgaggcaagtaacactgaagcatgcatgggagcatcagctgttctggatgactgtgtgatcacgctttccgcagccgatgtgagtaggtcaacattcacaaggtcgcagggccagacggattaccaggacgtgtactgcgagcacgcgctgatcaactggcaagtgtcttcactgacatgttcaacctctccctgtctgagtctgtaataccaacatgttccaagcagaccaccatagtccctatgtccaagaacactaaggtaacctgcctaaatgactaccgaccataAAGTGGTTTGAATGGCTGGTCAtgcctcacatcaacaccattatcccagaaaccctagacccactccaatttgcatactgccccaacagattcacagatgatgcaatctctattgcactccacactgccctttcaaacctggaaaaaaggaacacctagGTGAGATTGCTATTCATGGACtagagctcagcgttcaacaccatagtgccatcagagctcatcactaagctaaggacccaggaactaaacacctccctcagcaactggatcctggactttcttaCAGGCTgccctcaggtggtaagggtaggtaacaacacatccgccacgctgatcctcaacacggggggcccctcaggggtgtgtgctcagtcccctcctgtactccctgttcactcatgactgcacggccaggcacgactacaacgccatcattaagtttgccgatgacacaacagtggtaggtctgaaaaccggacaacaacctctccctcaacgtgatcaagtctaaggagatgattgcggactacagaaaaaggagggccgagcatgccccccttctcatcaacggggctgtagtgtagcaggttgagagcttcaagttttttggtgtccatatcaccaacaaacttacatggttcaagcacaccaagacagtcataaagcgggcacgacaaaacctattcccccttaggagactgaaaagatttggcatgggtcctcagatcctcaaaaggttcttcagctgcaccatcgagagcatcctgactggttgcatcactgcctggtatggcaactgctcggcctccgaccgcaaggcactatagagggtagtgtgttcagcccagtacgtcactggggccaagcttcctgccatccaggaactctataccaggcggtgtcagaggaaggccctaaaaattgtcaaagactccagccaccctagtcatagactgttctctctgctacctgcacggcaagcggtaccggagagccaagtctaggtccaagaggcttctaaacagcttctacccccaagctattaGACAACTGAATATCTattcagactatttgcattgcccccccccccccccctcttacgctgctgctactctctgttattataaatgcacaagtcactttaataactctatccacatgtatatattacctcaattacctcaactaaccggtgcccccgcacattgactctgtaccggtaccccttgtatatagccttgctattgttattttactgctgcactttaattatttgttacttttatttatttaaatgtttttgtatttttcttaaaactgcattgttggttaagggcttgtaagtaagcatttcactgtaaggtctacacctgttgtattcggcgcatgtgacatatacaatttgatttgatcatgaccgccacagccctatctGTGAGTATTTGTATTTTTCCAGAGGAGAGAATATCACTACACTATTCAGTTGAAATAACACATTCCATTGCACAGTGAAACTTGATAAGACTATCACATTGTTGTGCTGAGGTGTTATTATTGGAGACGggccaggccaaacacataaatgtgtctcaaatgacaccctattccctatatagtgcactacttttgaacagagcccatACAGTAGGTCTTCGGTCAAAAGTTGTTCACTTTATAGAGAATAGGTTTCCATTTAGGACTCAGTCATTGCACCTTACCTGGTGGGGCTGAAAGGAGTGGCAATAGATCCATTCAGCATGGCTGTGACATCACCACATGCGGCATCTGCAAACTAACAGGGAAAGACTAATACAATCTCCATCCAAAGGAAGTAACACCCACAGTGAAGGAAAATAACACTTGAATTGCAAAATCAGTTTGAAACAACAAGCTTAGATTTCCAGTAAATTTACAGCGAAATTCCAGTGAATCCTACTCATTTTTAACAGGTCACTCACTCCCACTGCTGACTCATATTCTGCACCCCTCATAACGCACAGTTTTAGAAAAACAACAAATTCTCCCCCACACCTACACTAATCTATTCAGACATTATATTGTGAACTTCCCTTTCTATGAATAGCAAATTCAACACAAACATGTGTTGTGCTGTCCTGAATTCCAAAGTGTAACTGCATGAAAGTGTGTAGCCTATATCCCATCGCCATGTCGGACATTGCCCAATCAGGAGAGAGCTaagaaatgtgtttccatggagacagacacaaaggccAATTGATGAACAGTTAGACAGTGAAACCCTTTCCTCTGCTCCCCATCACAATCACAGACTGAATTTGGATTGGTTTGTGGCTATCTAATTCATATCAGTATATTTGATCCATGCATTTTGTATTCATGGCTGGTAGGTGTAAGATTTAAAAGCACCTTGGCCATAGCAGGCTCACTAACAGTCTGAAAAGAACTTACTGCTGCTGAGGCCCGATTCCAGAATGAACGAACTGTGTTGTTGACACAGTCTGTCCAGCCTGGGCACCCTGTGGTGAACGTTTctgaggaaacagacagacacacacacacacacacacacacagaaggaatGATGCAGGCATTACGAGGAAATGTTTTCTGACAGCACAAATTTCAAGAAACTTCATAATTGTTTGCTTGTTTCTCCATAATGTAGTGACGGAAGCAAACTGGATCATTCTAGGCTGTTCCATCACAATAGCCTTTGGCCAGAGGACCTGCTGAGATCCTCTGGCTCTGACCCACATGTCATTAACTATACTGTACTTTATCATGGTCGAATGTATAGTAAGggcccgtcccaaatggcaccataagAGTAGTACACTATAAACACTCCCCTCCgcatgtatttggacagtgaagctaacattttGTCTCTATTCCGAACCATTTTGGAATTCAGataaaatgtttcatatgagacAAGAATACAGAATGTCACCAAATATTTGAAGGTATTTTCATACATTTATTTGATTATAAGTAAGAATATAATttgtttctgaacacttccatGGTAATGTgtatgctaccatgattatggataatcatgaatgaaatGTGAATAaacgatgagtgagaaagttacagatgaaCAAAGATCacaccccccaaaaatgctaacttcccctgttattggtaatggtgagaggttagcatgttttgttgtagcttctgtaactttctcaataatcattattcatgattcattcataaTCATGGTATTATCAGGAAACATTTAGAAGTGGTCAAAAACATCTGATCTACACACTTAATTAAAAGGACAATTACTCCATTTATCATCCCCCACTCAGTTCATAATGGGCAAAACATAACCCAAattacaaccaaaacaaactgcaaatgcattcaacgagtttgtagtcacaagcttgatgtagtcattgcgtgctaggaatatatgggaccaaatatgaaatttttgactactttaatatcCTAAGGGAATTTGCCCAAATACTAATGACTTCTTCAAATGAGGGGCCTAGGTAAAACagaaatgtatgaaaataccACCCCAAAAAAAGGTAACATTCTGTACTTTCgcatcatatgaaacatttgatctcaaatccaaaaagCTGTAGTATAGAGCCAAATGTAAAACTTTTGCTTTACTGTCCAAATACATACAGAGGGGAGTGGAGCTGTGCAATACATATGGAAGAgattgccatttgggatacattcTAAAACAACCAGTACATTAGTGGTTTATACTGTACATGAATGGTCTATTAGCTGTCATTTTTTAGATTAGACATAGATCTGACAATTTACTTGACATGTTTATGGCTATCACTGTGTTAtgtgggtgtgacacctactccagttgcctgctgcactgctgcatggattccacctggcgatctgttcaccaTCTGCCCTGGACTGTCTCCCccttgtctggtacaggtacccccaccacactccccccctcTTTCCCGAGCTTTCGCTCACCTCCAGCACACACGCACTGTTagggcgagtgactctgaacttaaaatggctagccccaagtcgttATACTATTTGCgtcatgactcctgcatgctttgttgactatgaactttcTTGTTTACCCAACCttgggacagactatgtttgttcccacacacgGGACTcggactctctattggttacacagacttttggcctcccatcctattgtAACCACCTCTCGcaggctttgtattcatgttacctgatgaaattgctgtacaatataatcatgttgccatctaatgcacattcagatgtcataaatcagcactgctgagctctccctgtcctctgccgtgccttgattgtattctTGCTGTTTATATCTGGAAATGCGCATGTACACCCTGGGCCATCTACTGTTGCtggccccaattctgacttgtgctctgatatctgcttcactgatttctgctctcgtaagaGCCTGGGTTTTCttcacgttaacactagaagcttattacctaaaatggatcaattgaaagtgtgggttcacagctccaatccagatgtggtGGTCATTACtgagagtgttttgaatactgatgttaacctttctggttataacttTTTTCGGCAAGACAAATCTTCTATAGTTGGATAAATGGCAATCTTTAcaaaggatcaccttcagtgcttggttgtctccaccaagtctgtccccaaacaatttgattagcTGGTTTTAAGCATTGTTGACTGTTGCggggtgctatcgtcctccatcagcaccggcctgtccccttacactaagtctgaatctgtcctgctaggtgacctaaactgggacatgcttaaaccacctgaccaaatcctaaagcaatgggactccctaaatctttctcagattattatcaATCCcgcaaggtatgactccaaacacccagaaaaggctactctccttgatgttatcctcacaaataatcctgataggtatcagacTGATGGTTTCTGTAATGACCTAAGTGATCACTGTttaacagcctgtgttcgtaatggctgctcagtgaaacgacctgtcctgatttgtcatagacgcttgctaaaaatcTTTCAACTTTCCTTTATgtactggcctctgtaaaatggtatagaatcagcttgatccccctcTGTCGTAGACGGTTGTACCTTCTTTGTTATATTTTCAATGGTATTGTTAACATACAtgccccataaagaaaatgagaattaaaaactgGTTCAGCCCCTGGCTTGAccatgatcttgcagagttacaccacctcaagaattgcatttggctggcgaaaggctcggcacacgcatactcaggctgactaaCTCTCGTTcgggcaaatgagaaataagtgcactcaggctatccggaaaaCCAAAGTTtattactttaaggagcagttctctctctgtgggtctaaccccaagaagttctggaaaacagttaaagacctggagaagaaaccttcctcctcacagctgcccgttgtcacgttcctgacctgttttatgttatttttgtatgtgtttagttggtcagggcgtgagttggggtgggcattctatgttttgtgtttctatgtttaggtcacttgtaattagccttatatggttctcaatcagggacaggtgtttgacgttttcctctgattgagaaccatatataggttggctgttcacactgtttgtttgtgggtgattgtcttctgtgtctgtgtatgttgcaccacacgggactgtttcggtttgttcgttcatgtatgtagtctgttcctgttcgtgcgttcttcgtctattgtaagttctcaagtcaggtctgtctacatcgtttatttgttttgtagtttattcaagtgtttttcgtgttttaGTTTTCGtctgtaaataaatcattatttattcacaacccgctgcattttggtcctccgatccttctctcctctcctcgtccgaggaggaggaagaactagacacccgttacacctgtgtcccttaatgttgatgatgtggttgttactgacaagaagcacatggctgagctctttaatcaccacttcattaagtcaggattcctatttgactcagccatgcctccttgcccgtacaacatttcctcatcgctcaccccttctaatgtgactagCCCCGacactcctccctctttttcgcctgccccgctacaaagtttctccctgcaggtggtcactgagtccgaggtactaaaggagctccttaaacgtGACcacaaaaaacatctgggtcagatggtttagagtCTAAACTTTAGACCCTTTTTTCTTTATTAAAGTTGCTACCCCTATCATCGCAaagcctgtctctcctctctgggaggttcccattgcttggaaggcagccacggttcgtcctttatttaaagggggagatcaagctgatcctaactgttataggcctatttctattttgccctgtttattaaaagtgttggaaaaacttgtcaaaaatcaactgactggcttttcttggtgtctatagtattctctctggtatgcaatctgttttttccgctcaggttatggatgtgtcactacaACCtataaaggtcctcaatgatgtcaccattacccttgattctaagcaatgttgtgctgctatttttattgatttggccaaagcttttgatacagtagaTCATTCCATTCGTGTGgcccggctaaggagtattggtgtctctgaggggtctttagcctagtttgctaactacctctctcaaagagtgcagtgtataaagtcagaacatctgctgtctcagccactgcctgtcaccaagggagtaccccaaagctcaatcctaggccccacgctcttctcaatttacatcaacaacatagatcaggcagtaggaagctctctcatccatttatatggagatgatacagtcttatactcagctggcccctccctagattttgtgttaaacgctttacagcaaagctttcttagtgtccaacaagctttctctgcccttaaccttgttctgaacacctccaaaacaaaggtcatgtggtttggtaagaagaacgcccctctccccacaggtgtgattactacctctgagggtttagagtttgaggtagtcacctcatacaagtacttgggagtatggctagacggtacactgtccttctctcagcacatatcaaagctgcaggctaaagttaaatctagacttggtttcctctatcgtaatcactcctctttcaccacagctgccaaactaaccctgattcagatgaccatcctacccatactagattacggagacgtaatttatagattgacaggtaagggtgctctcgagcagctagatgttctttaccattcggccatgaGATTTGCCACCGATGTGCCTTATggaacacatcactgcactctatactcctctgtaaactggtcatctctgtatacccgtcgcaagcctcactcccccctatccgacatatctactgcagcccttatCCTCTGCATACAACActcattctgccagtcacattctgttaaaggtccccaaagcacacacatccctgggtcgctcatcttttcagttcactgcagctagcgactggaacgagctgcaacaaacactcaaactggacagtttcatctcaatctcttcatctaaagactcaatcatggacactcttactgacagttgtggctgctttgcgtgatgtactgttgtctctaccttcttgctgtttgtgctgttgtctgtgcccaataatatttgtaccatgttttgtgctgctaccatgttgtattgctaccatgttgttgtcatgttgtgttactaccatgctatgttgtcatgtgttgcagtCTTGCTCTGTGGTTGTCTTAGGTCTATCTTTATGTAGGGTTCTCTCTCTTGTcgtatgtgtgttttgtcctatttattattatttatttgttttatcccagcccccgtccccgtaGGCCTTTTGccaggccgttattgtaaataagaatttgttcttaactgacttgcctagttaaataaaggttgaatatgAAATGTAATTAATGAAAATGTACAGACTGATGGTGTGTAGCTCCATTTGAGTCTTACCATTGCTCTCCTCCTTGCCACACCAGGTCAGTCCATTCATGATGAAGCCGAGTAGCGTGTCCTCGAGGGTCAAGAAGCAATCTCGCTTCTCTGTGAAGTCATGCACTATTTTCTTTGTTTTGCTCCAGAACAACATCTGGTGGTggaatgaaatgtaaaaaaaaatacaaatatttacatgcaGCTGTCAATAAAACGAAACATATGAATATatttgagtggtgtgtgtgtgagcgagcgtgtgtgtgtgggtatctcACCCTGTTACAGACGGGATCCTGGATCACAGTATGGATAAGGGCGTCATAGGCCTCCATCGGTACATTACATGGGTCCCTCCCCACGAATGCTTGCTGAAATGCACTCCATATCTTTTCACAGTTGTTTGCACTGGAACAATCACAGGAATGATCAAGAATACTATTACTGCATTATCATACAAATATGGCCAATCATTGATTGAGGAAGGAATAGCTCCCTGAGAAATGGTTACTGAATAGGAGAAAACTAAACTGTTTTAACTGTTCACTCATTGTGTTAAGCTGTCTTGACTGTATTATAGCAAGATGGGGAACAGTGAGAGAGTATCAGAGCAGAGCTTGAACAAGCTAGCCACCCTGTTGTTACAAGGCAAATCCACAACCACCTGTGCCATAAAGTAATACAGGTTCACATACAGACAGGGAGGCTACATCATAAATACAATTGAGTCTACATGTAATTATATTCAACTATGGCAATGGAATAAactgctgcaaaatgagttaACCTGAAGTTTGAGTTACTTTTAACAATAAGCTAAACATGTCAATTAAATGTGCAAAATATATCTAATAAAAGTTTCTCACCTTGAAGATTTGTTGTTCTGTATAAATGCTTCACATTTGTCAATAATCGTTTTTTTTAGGCTTTCACTCGATGGGCTAGAACTAGACAGTACGTGACTGTTCACTACTCCCAGAGAAATAGCGAGGATAACGACAAGTGAAAGTACTGCACAGAGACCCATGATTAGGCAGAGGCGAGTCCTTCGCTTTTTCCTTGCAAAACGGTGCAATTCTTCATGCTCCATGGCTACTCCTTGTTAAGTAAACTGTGAAATCGGCACTCAAAGGtggttttgtttttgtttgtgttgtGCCAGTGGGATAGCCTATTGCCTTCAACACCGTCAGTGCTCTGAGTTCTATTTTCGGAGTTGGCCTTAGGGACAGTTTGCTACGACGTTACCACGCGAATACCTCTACTGCGAGGCacggtactgcatctcagtgattaAGTCGTCACTACAGACGCCCTGGaacaaatccaggctgtatcacaaccggccgcgaTTGGGAGttacatagggcggcgcacaattgacccagtgtcgtccgggtttggccggtgtatgccgtcattgtaaataataatttgttctttaactgacttgcctagctaaataaatacaattaaaatgTGAAATTGCCTAGCCTACAATTTGACTGTGGTATAGTTAGCTTTATATTAAAGATTCATACTTTTTTCGTAACACTTAAACCACAGTGGTTTACTTaagaaaaatactttgaagtaccaCTTAGgtcgttttggggggtatctgtaatttacaacttttacttttactcctctacattactaaagaaaatatgtactttttactcccatacatttttcctgacacccaaaagtactcgttatatttcgaatgctcaggcaggacagcaatatGGTCCAATTCAAGCGCCgcattgtcatccctactgcctctgatctggcggactcactaaacaagtGTTAGAGTGTGCCCATCTGTCCATAAATGaaacacaaaaaactatacaattGTGGCATCTTGttttcttaatataaggaattaaaTGTATAGCATTTaattgtacatttttattttactcaagtattacaaTGCAgtatttttccaccactgtacatTTAAACCAGATACtttaagacttttactcaagtagtattgtactgggtgactcacttttacttgagtctgacaattgagtacttttccccACCATTGTTAAACGGAACGTGCACGATAGAAATGAATTTGAATCAGCCGATGATGGCGAACAAGTTACAACCCTTGCTTTGCCATTCGGTGACTGCCATACATTTGTTTTCAGTTTGGATATTGGTTTGATATTCGGTGATTGCTCGTAAATACATATTCAATGGAAGAAAGGTCCGAGCATGATTAGAGTGATATATCTAGAATCAGATGACATTATGGAGCGAGGTATAGCCTTCGTTTtctttgtttcgttttgttttcaAAAAGTGACCTTACCTTGGTTTCAATTGTGGAATAATGTGCACTTGAAGCTAAGGGACTGTCTTAAAAGTGCATTCAGCAGAACCCGGTGTTAACAGAAAATGTGTTTGTCCTACTTAAATTATATAGAGATCTTCAACCAATTTAGTTTTTTTACCCACAACAATTACATTAAAACGTGATGTTGTTAATTTCTTATGGTTTTATGTAAAACTACCAGGTCAAAAAACATAAATAGCCAATGATCTTTCTCACATCTTTCTTACACAATCTATAATAGCTTACTTACATGGGCTAGAGAGCTAAAATCACTTGTAGCAAAGTCACTGATGTCCCTAATTCATGATACACCCATTAGAATTCCCATTTTAAAGTTCCCTGATCATAAATTAATATTTCCGTCATAATCACAATTTTTAATAGCTTCCGATCCACACGTGCTAGAGATCTACAGATACGTGCTGTGTGTTTCCTGACCTCTATTATCAAAGCTATTTACTTTTGGTAAATCCGCCCCTTTGATTTTCTACAAATATTTATCATATTACTGCTGTGGTTATTTATTCACGTACAGATCATGCTTCCAGTCCAATTGACATATACATCTAAAACCACTTGATTTTAGGTCACTTACCTCCCTCCTCCATAGTACACCCATTAGAATTGCCATTTTTCATTTTAATGATTCTACATGAATATCTAAAACCACATACGATAATGTCACTGATGGTGCGTTCATGATAGGTTGGAAACACAGTTTTACGTGACAGTGATAATTTTTTCACTATTTCTTGCACAGACTGTAATTGAATAATACTGTACTAATAAAAATATTATAATTATTACTTACAAACAACGTTAGTTTGAATGTGTCTACAGTAATTATTTTATGACTAATGAACAAAGaattgtattaaaaaaaaatgtgcgtCAATTATGCCTCTATTATCTCTTTTTGGAACAGTCAACAAAAAACGGTACGTTTATTGAGAGCTAGAAAATAAAAGAATGCCCATAAAATATTTTTCAATTACACAGTGAGGAAGTTTcaaatctataaaaaaaaaaaaatattaaacagTGAATTTGAATAATTATTTACACTTTAATATATCATTAACATTCTTGCATTCTTCTATCTTACTTAATTTCTAATGTGCAAAACCAAGTATAGGGCTACAATGAATATGTACatacaatgattacatttctggGGGGGTTCAAGTCAATCCTTCAGGGGGAGGGGTTAATAAGTATTTGCCCCAATGACGAATAACTATAACACAAGagttgtgtcacaccctgatctgtttcaccggtCTTTGTGATTGTCTGGACCCCTCTCCAGCTGTCGCCCATCAATATAAATATTTAATGTGCAATTTAAAGTTTAATAAACATATGCTCAGGTTGTACAACCATGTCTCTATAGGCTACCTTT encodes the following:
- the LOC129859331 gene encoding ADP-ribosyl cyclase/cyclic ADP-ribose hydrolase 1-like isoform X1; its protein translation is MEHEELHRFARKKRRTRLCLIMGLCAVLSLVVILAISLGVVNSHVLSSSSPSSESLKKTIIDKCEAFIQNNKSSSANNCEKIWSAFQQAFVGRDPCNVPMEAYDALIHTVIQDPVCNRMLFWSKTKKIVHDFTEKRDCFLTLEDTLLGFIMNGLTWCGKEESNETFTTGCPGWTDCVNNTVRSFWNRASAAFADAACGDVTAMLNGSIATPFSPTSIFATIEVKRFKAAKIKSLSVVLVTKENKGTTCDDPSLQDLQKEIDPKLKYNCKAVPESKIQYCISHPDTACGACW
- the LOC129859331 gene encoding ADP-ribosyl cyclase/cyclic ADP-ribose hydrolase 1-like isoform X2; the encoded protein is MEHEELHRFARKKRRTRLCLIMGLCAVLSLVVILAISLGVVNSHVLSSSSPSSESLKKTIIDKCEAFIQNNKSSSANNCEKIWSAFQQAFVGRDPCNVPMEAYDALIHTVIQDPVCNRMLFWSKTKKIVHDFTEKRDCFLTLEDTLLGFIMNGLTWCGKEESNETFTTGCPGWTDCVNNTVRSFWNRASAAFADAACGDVTAMLNGSIATPFSPTSIFATIEVKRFKAAKIKSLSVVLVTKENKGTTCDDPSLQDLQKEIDPKLKYNCKAVPENCVLILATWGRGLSC